The following are from one region of the Vibrio hyugaensis genome:
- a CDS encoding DmsA/YnfE/YnfF family dimethyl sulfoxide reductase, whose translation MSQNGKFNITRRDALKGGSALGALALAGNALSLPFATKAVAKETPAKPNEKIVWSACTVNCGSRCPLRMHVVDGEIKWVETDNTGDDVYNHNHQVRACLRGRSMRRRVYSPDRLKYPLLRVGKRGEGKFKRITWDEAFDLIGDNLKRIIKDHGNDAVYLNYGTGTLGGTVTKSWDPSATLVARMMNLCGGYLNHYGDYSAANIECMSEYFYGSFVDNNSIDDVQNADLCLMFGNNPAETRMSGGGQVHNYVDAKNISHTRTICIDPRYTDTAAGREDQWIPIKHGTDAALIAAIAHVLITEDKVDKDFLDRYCVGYDRKTLPASAPENGSYKDYIMGTGPDGIEKTPEWAQPITGIPADVILKLAREVGDAKRIYITQGWGLQRSANGEQACKAVMMLSLLRGQVGLQGGGTGAREGNHSYPFQRFPKVPNPISASIPMFLWTDAIYRGTEMTDLTDGIKGVQKLQNNIKFIWNYAGNCLINQHSDINRTHEILLDEKACEMIVVIDNHMTSSAKYADIVLPDCTTSEQSDFCMDGAAASMPYFIFASQAIKPRFECKPIYDIMSGVAKRMGVFDEFTEGRTQEEWLQWMYAQTVKQNNDPNLPSYDEMRKQGIYKKQFDRPHVAYEDFRRDPEANPLPSPSGKIEIYSETLAKINEEWELDEDESIKPLPEYVSTFNGWDSPDRKEYPLQLTGFHYKARAHSTYGNVDILKAAAPQELWINPIDAASRNIDNGDLVSVRSKFGEMNVRVKVTPRIMPHVVGLGEGAWYSPNGKGVDQAGSINVLTTQRPSPLAKSNPSHTNLVEVTLIKKMGAK comes from the coding sequence ATGAGTCAAAATGGTAAGTTTAATATTACTCGGCGTGATGCTTTAAAGGGTGGTTCTGCACTTGGCGCTCTAGCGCTAGCAGGAAACGCGCTTTCTCTCCCGTTTGCAACTAAAGCGGTTGCCAAAGAAACACCAGCAAAACCAAACGAAAAAATTGTCTGGTCGGCATGTACCGTAAACTGTGGTTCTCGTTGTCCGCTTCGTATGCACGTGGTCGACGGTGAAATCAAATGGGTAGAAACCGATAACACAGGTGATGATGTTTACAACCACAATCACCAAGTTCGCGCTTGTTTGCGTGGTCGCTCTATGCGTCGCCGTGTTTACTCGCCAGATCGTTTGAAATACCCACTTCTTCGCGTTGGTAAGCGTGGTGAAGGTAAGTTCAAACGCATCACTTGGGACGAAGCCTTTGACCTCATTGGTGATAACCTAAAACGCATCATTAAAGACCACGGTAATGATGCGGTGTACCTAAACTACGGTACAGGTACGCTTGGTGGCACAGTAACTAAGAGTTGGGATCCAAGCGCGACATTGGTTGCTCGTATGATGAACCTTTGTGGTGGTTACCTAAATCACTACGGTGACTACTCTGCAGCAAACATCGAATGTATGTCAGAGTACTTCTACGGTTCGTTCGTTGATAACAACTCGATTGACGATGTTCAAAATGCAGACCTATGTCTGATGTTTGGTAACAACCCAGCAGAAACCCGCATGTCGGGTGGTGGTCAGGTTCACAACTATGTGGATGCGAAAAATATTAGTCACACTCGCACGATTTGTATCGACCCTCGTTACACTGACACCGCAGCAGGCCGTGAAGACCAATGGATTCCTATCAAGCACGGTACAGATGCAGCTTTAATTGCAGCCATCGCCCATGTATTGATTACGGAAGACAAAGTCGATAAAGACTTCCTTGATCGCTACTGTGTGGGTTACGACCGTAAAACGCTTCCTGCATCAGCGCCAGAAAACGGCAGCTACAAAGATTACATCATGGGTACTGGCCCAGATGGCATCGAGAAGACCCCAGAGTGGGCGCAGCCTATCACGGGTATTCCTGCGGATGTGATTTTGAAACTTGCACGTGAAGTTGGCGATGCTAAACGCATTTACATTACCCAAGGCTGGGGTCTACAACGATCAGCAAATGGTGAGCAAGCGTGTAAAGCGGTAATGATGTTGTCATTGCTACGTGGTCAAGTTGGCTTGCAAGGTGGTGGTACTGGTGCTCGTGAGGGTAACCACTCATACCCATTCCAACGCTTCCCGAAAGTGCCAAACCCGATCAGCGCTTCTATCCCAATGTTCCTTTGGACAGACGCGATTTACCGCGGTACGGAAATGACAGATCTGACCGACGGCATTAAAGGCGTTCAGAAGCTACAAAACAACATCAAGTTCATCTGGAACTATGCAGGTAACTGTCTGATTAACCAACACTCAGATATCAACCGCACACACGAAATTCTTCTAGATGAAAAAGCGTGTGAAATGATTGTCGTGATCGATAACCACATGACGTCTTCTGCGAAGTATGCCGATATCGTATTACCAGACTGTACAACGTCAGAGCAATCGGATTTCTGTATGGATGGTGCAGCAGCGTCAATGCCTTACTTCATCTTTGCAAGCCAAGCGATTAAGCCTCGTTTCGAATGCAAACCTATCTACGACATCATGTCTGGTGTGGCGAAGCGCATGGGCGTGTTTGATGAGTTTACTGAAGGTCGCACTCAAGAAGAGTGGCTACAATGGATGTACGCTCAGACCGTTAAACAAAACAACGATCCAAACTTACCGTCTTACGATGAGATGAGAAAGCAGGGTATCTACAAGAAGCAGTTCGACCGTCCACACGTGGCATACGAAGACTTCCGCCGTGACCCAGAAGCGAACCCATTACCATCGCCATCGGGCAAGATTGAGATCTACTCAGAGACGTTAGCGAAAATCAACGAAGAATGGGAATTGGATGAAGATGAATCGATCAAGCCATTACCAGAATACGTTTCGACCTTTAATGGCTGGGATTCTCCTGATCGTAAAGAGTACCCACTTCAGCTAACGGGTTTCCACTACAAAGCTCGTGCGCACTCTACGTACGGTAACGTCGACATCCTAAAAGCAGCGGCACCACAGGAACTTTGGATTAACCCGATTGATGCAGCGTCACGCAACATCGACAACGGTGACTTGGTTAGCGTGCGTAGCAAGTTTGGTGAAATGAACGTTCGCGTAAAAGTGACCCCACGCATCATGCCACACGTAGTTGGCTTAGGTGAGGGCGCATGGTACTCACCAAATGGTAAAGGTGTTGACCAAGCGGGTTCAATCAACGTACTGACGACACAACGTCCAAGCCCGTTGGCAAAATCAAACCCGAGCCATACCAACCTCGTTGAAGTGACGCTAATTAAGAAAATGGGGGCTAAATAA
- a CDS encoding DMSO/selenate family reductase complex B subunit has translation MSTAKQYGFYIDSSKCTGCKTCQLSCKDNKDLGIDRNFRRVYEYVGGNWTEENGAFRQNVFAYYLSISCNHCTNPACTKVCPSGAMHKREEDGFVVVDESVCIGCKSCHMACPYGAPQYSEEKGHMTKCDGCYERVAEGLMPICVDSCPLRAIEFGPIDELRAKYGSNADVAPLPDSRITSPNLIVKLNPNGRPTNDRTGFLQNPREVK, from the coding sequence ATGAGCACAGCGAAGCAGTATGGCTTTTACATTGATTCAAGCAAATGTACTGGCTGCAAAACATGTCAGCTCTCTTGTAAAGACAACAAAGATCTGGGTATCGACCGTAACTTCCGTCGTGTTTACGAATACGTAGGCGGCAACTGGACGGAAGAAAACGGCGCGTTCCGTCAAAACGTGTTCGCGTACTACCTATCGATCTCTTGTAACCACTGTACTAACCCTGCGTGTACCAAGGTTTGTCCATCAGGTGCAATGCACAAGCGTGAAGAAGACGGCTTTGTTGTTGTCGATGAAAGCGTGTGTATCGGCTGTAAATCTTGTCACATGGCATGCCCATACGGCGCACCTCAATACAGCGAAGAAAAAGGTCACATGACCAAGTGTGATGGCTGTTACGAACGTGTCGCAGAAGGTTTAATGCCAATCTGTGTGGACAGCTGTCCATTGCGTGCGATTGAGTTTGGTCCAATTGATGAGCTACGCGCGAAATACGGTTCAAACGCGGATGTGGCACCACTGCCAGATTCTCGCATTACGAGCCCGAACCTGATCGTGAAGCTAAATCCAAATGGTCGCCCAACTAATGATCGCACTGGTTTCCTACAGAATCCAAGAGAGGTGAAATAA
- a CDS encoding dimethyl sulfoxide reductase anchor subunit family protein: MLYEAPLVAFTVLAQTAVGAHLTVNAFEKFGKPPRVTEPRMNIARFAILVVMGLGFLFSTTHLGSPLRAFNALNRVGSAALSNEILTGASFLSLAGLYWLLTILKIGSEGVRKIVNWLSIAVGVIFMFAMANVYQIETVPAWYSPMTTVAFWFTAVTSGLMFGYTLINVLDVTAEKTNRRLMWAGVSLIALNLAFSVMQTIYFAGISTAIHSGLDQITMLSGYVAGHVLLLVVAAALWVFAELFTAEGRQKNLLVIVAFIALFVAEILGRNVFYGMHFTSGLY, encoded by the coding sequence ATGTTATACGAAGCACCATTAGTTGCCTTTACGGTTCTTGCTCAAACAGCGGTTGGCGCGCACTTAACGGTTAATGCGTTCGAGAAGTTCGGTAAGCCACCACGCGTGACAGAACCTCGTATGAACATCGCTCGTTTCGCTATTTTGGTCGTGATGGGGCTGGGTTTCTTGTTCTCAACCACTCACTTAGGTAGCCCACTTCGTGCCTTCAACGCATTAAACCGTGTTGGTAGTGCGGCGCTATCTAACGAGATCTTAACGGGTGCAAGCTTTCTGTCTCTAGCGGGTTTGTACTGGTTGCTGACGATTCTAAAAATCGGCAGCGAAGGCGTTCGCAAAATCGTGAACTGGTTGTCTATCGCGGTTGGCGTGATTTTCATGTTCGCGATGGCGAATGTTTACCAAATCGAAACGGTACCAGCATGGTACTCACCAATGACAACGGTTGCGTTTTGGTTCACGGCCGTGACTTCGGGTCTGATGTTTGGTTACACTCTGATCAACGTATTGGACGTGACGGCTGAGAAAACTAATCGTCGCCTAATGTGGGCTGGCGTAAGTCTGATTGCGCTGAACCTAGCGTTCTCAGTAATGCAGACGATTTACTTTGCAGGTATCTCAACGGCGATTCACAGTGGCTTGGATCAAATCACCATGTTATCTGGCTATGTTGCCGGTCATGTGTTGTTGCTTGTAGTTGCTGCTGCTCTTTGGGTATTCGCTGAGTTGTTTACCGCAGAAGGTCGTCAGAAGAACTTGCTGGTTATCGTGGCATTCATTGCCTTGTTCGTTGCGGAGATTCTGGGTCGCAACGTGTTCTACGGCATGCACTTTACATCTGGTTTGTACTAA
- a CDS encoding TorD/DmsD family molecular chaperone, whose amino-acid sequence MQISQLEPQDTSIVLKLFGALFYYQPKDYPAANLDTLLSNTDTPIEALNDMLRSFQNESEEALQMEHDRMFAGIGEMPAPPWGSAYLDKEAVLFGESTIEYRYFLQRCGFALESDQREPEDQIGLMLMVLGMLIETDQQKLAAEMLREHLMTWFGFFNKRFKKAVSLTPYSKLSNLTEELLQSLSEQYQVVVPAKRDYSDAPV is encoded by the coding sequence ATGCAAATTTCTCAACTTGAACCACAAGATACCAGCATCGTTCTTAAGCTGTTTGGTGCACTGTTTTACTACCAGCCCAAAGATTACCCAGCAGCAAATCTCGATACGTTGCTGAGCAATACTGATACGCCAATCGAAGCGCTTAATGACATGTTACGCAGCTTTCAAAACGAGAGCGAAGAGGCACTGCAAATGGAGCACGATCGCATGTTTGCCGGTATTGGTGAGATGCCAGCGCCACCTTGGGGGTCGGCTTATCTAGATAAAGAAGCAGTGTTGTTTGGTGAATCAACCATTGAATATCGTTACTTCTTGCAGCGTTGTGGTTTTGCTTTGGAGTCTGACCAACGTGAGCCAGAAGACCAGATCGGCTTGATGCTGATGGTGTTAGGCATGTTGATTGAAACTGACCAACAAAAACTGGCGGCTGAAATGTTGCGCGAGCACTTGATGACATGGTTTGGTTTTTTCAACAAACGCTTCAAAAAAGCAGTGAGTCTCACGCCTTACTCAAAACTGTCGAACCTTACTGAAGAATTACTTCAATCCTTGAGTGAGCAATACCAAGTCGTTGTGCCAGCAAAGAGAGATTACTCGGATGCGCCAGTCTGA
- a CDS encoding 4Fe-4S binding protein gives MRQSESVDLSKRRLFSFRRAPVEQAQDPRVKARPPYAVEESMFTRLCDGCGKCASACPSQIIEMVDGVAALDISYSACDLCGACKSACPTLALSNQTESTGLIATISNSCENLYGYCGSCEDSCPYDALQWQDDIKPKIDAAKCKGCGQCAQSCYNSMISFGLKR, from the coding sequence ATGCGCCAGTCTGAATCGGTTGATCTAAGTAAGCGACGTCTGTTTTCGTTTCGTCGTGCGCCAGTAGAGCAAGCTCAAGATCCTCGTGTTAAAGCGAGACCGCCGTATGCGGTGGAAGAGTCTATGTTCACTCGGCTTTGTGATGGATGCGGAAAGTGCGCTTCTGCATGTCCGAGCCAAATCATAGAAATGGTTGATGGCGTTGCCGCGTTAGACATCAGTTACTCGGCATGTGATTTATGCGGCGCGTGTAAGTCGGCGTGCCCTACATTGGCGCTTTCTAACCAAACAGAGTCTACAGGCTTGATAGCAACTATTTCGAACAGCTGCGAAAACTTATACGGTTATTGCGGCAGTTGCGAGGACAGTTGCCCATATGATGCTTTGCAATGGCAAGATGATATCAAACCTAAAATTGACGCCGCCAAATGCAAAGGTTGCGGACAATGCGCGCAAAGCTGCTACAACAGCATGATCAGCTTTGGATTAAAACGATAA
- a CDS encoding FMN-dependent NADH-azoreductase: MSRVLALKSSILGDYSQSNKLVEDFIKNVDQDKLTVRDLAANPLPVLDFSVATALRATEDLSQKQQAVVNLSDTLIEEIKAADTLVIAAPMYNFTIPTQLKNWIDLIARAGVTFKYTENGVQGLIEGKKAIVVTTRGGLHKDSPTDSMTPYLRTVLGFVGITDVEFVYAEALNMGEDAAAKGISDAQSQLATLA, from the coding sequence ATGTCTCGTGTACTAGCTCTTAAATCAAGCATCCTTGGCGATTACTCTCAATCAAACAAACTGGTTGAAGACTTCATCAAAAATGTAGACCAAGATAAGCTAACGGTTCGTGACTTAGCTGCAAATCCACTGCCAGTTTTAGACTTTTCAGTTGCGACAGCACTTCGTGCAACAGAAGATCTTTCACAAAAGCAACAAGCAGTTGTTAACCTATCAGATACCTTGATTGAAGAAATCAAAGCAGCGGATACTTTGGTAATTGCAGCACCAATGTACAACTTCACGATTCCAACTCAGCTGAAAAACTGGATTGATTTGATTGCTCGTGCAGGCGTGACATTCAAATACACAGAAAACGGCGTTCAAGGTCTGATTGAAGGTAAAAAAGCAATCGTCGTCACGACTCGTGGCGGTCTTCATAAAGATTCACCAACCGACAGCATGACACCATACCTACGCACAGTATTGGGCTTTGTTGGTATCACGGATGTGGAGTTTGTTTACGCAGAAGCGCTAAACATGGGCGAAGACGCAGCGGCAAAAGGCATTTCAGACGCGCAAAGCCAATTGGCAACTTTGGCGTAA
- the hrpA gene encoding ATP-dependent RNA helicase HrpA: protein MMRDRFRLSKRISGASKIKKDAARNAVFDEIALDIAKSMMVVEQRSSYKPTIEYPEILPVSQKRDDIAKAIEENQVVIVAGETGSGKTTQLPKICAELGRGKFGLIGHTQPRRLAARSVANRIAEEMETKLGEFVGYKVRFNDQISENTQIKLMTDGILLAEIQHDRFLNQYDTIIIDEAHERSLNIDFILGYLKELLPRRPDLKVIITSATIDPERFSKHFNNAPIIEVSGRTYPVETRYRPLSGGDDNDRDQLEGIFEAVDELCDEGLGDILIFMNGEREIRDTADALSKRNLKSTEIVPLYARLSAGEQNKIFQPHAGRRIVLATNVAETSLTVPGIKYVIDPGTARISRYSYRTKVQRLPIEPVSQASANQRKGRCGRVEEGICIRLYSEEDFESRPEFTDPEILRTNLASVILQMTALGLGDIQAFPFVEAPDKRNIQDGVRLLEELGAINAEAKPSDSQGSKKRLTSIGRQLARLPIDPRLARMVLEAPKQGALKEVMVIAAALSIQDPRERPSDKQQSSDDKHKRFFHEESDFLTLVNLWDYIQKQQKALTGNQFRKQCKQDYLNYLRVREWQDVYFQIHQSMREMEFKLNDEPASYHGVHSSILVGLLSHIGMKDQEKNEYQGARNARFHIFPASGLFKKQPKWIMSAELVETSKLWGRIIAKIQPEWIEPLAKHLIKRSYSEPHWSKKRAAVLAHEKVMLYGVPIVPNRLVNYGSIDPTVSREIFIRSALVEGEWDTKHAFFKQNRKLLQEVEELEHKSRRRDILVDDDELFDFYDQRVGTEVVSGKHFDTWWKKASKENKELLNFEKEMLFKGDASHVTDLDYPNFWHQNNLKLKLSYQFEPGEDSDGVTVHLPLPILNQVEPAGFDWQIPGLRHELVVSLIKSLPKTIRKNFVPAPNYADAFLARSTPMEAPLLDSLEKELRRMTGVEVLREDWNMDQIPEHLKVTFRAVDHRNRKLKENSDLHALKESLKDKVQETLSKVADDDIEQQGLHTWSFGELPKVYQQKRGGYDVKAYPAIVDSKDSVEIRLYETEYEQVTAMQAGQRRLILLNVPSPIKYLHSNLPNKSKLGLYFNPYGKVLDLIDDCIACGVDKLIEEQGGLVWEPEKFDALKEHVRAELGDTVVDIAQQVETILTTAFNINKKLKGKVDFTMAFALSDIKAQVEGLIFKGFATECGWKRLPDILRYMRAIERRMEKLPIDPNKDRLHMLRIESVASDYKELLNKIPKGMVIPENVKEVRWMIEELRVSLFAQQLGTPYPVSDKRVKNAIDAC, encoded by the coding sequence ATGATGCGTGACCGCTTCCGTTTGAGTAAAAGAATTTCTGGTGCAAGCAAAATCAAAAAAGACGCAGCGCGTAACGCCGTGTTTGATGAAATCGCATTAGACATCGCCAAATCCATGATGGTTGTGGAGCAACGTAGTAGCTACAAACCAACGATTGAATACCCTGAAATCCTGCCAGTCAGCCAAAAACGCGACGACATTGCGAAAGCGATCGAAGAAAACCAAGTGGTTATCGTTGCGGGTGAAACTGGTTCAGGTAAAACCACTCAGCTACCAAAAATCTGTGCTGAGCTTGGTCGCGGTAAGTTCGGTCTGATTGGTCATACTCAGCCTCGTCGTCTTGCGGCGCGTTCGGTGGCGAACCGTATTGCCGAAGAGATGGAAACTAAGCTTGGTGAGTTTGTTGGTTACAAGGTTCGATTCAACGATCAGATCTCTGAAAATACCCAAATCAAATTGATGACGGACGGTATCTTGCTGGCTGAAATTCAGCACGATCGTTTCTTGAATCAATACGACACCATCATTATCGATGAAGCGCACGAGCGCAGCCTGAACATCGATTTCATCTTGGGTTACTTGAAGGAGTTGCTGCCGCGTCGTCCTGATTTGAAAGTGATCATTACGTCGGCAACCATCGACCCAGAGCGTTTTTCAAAACACTTCAACAATGCACCAATCATTGAAGTGTCAGGTCGTACTTACCCAGTAGAAACGCGTTACCGCCCACTAAGTGGTGGTGATGACAACGATCGTGACCAGCTTGAAGGCATTTTCGAAGCGGTAGATGAACTGTGCGATGAAGGCTTAGGTGACATCCTGATCTTCATGAACGGTGAGCGTGAAATCCGTGATACCGCTGATGCACTGTCTAAACGTAACCTGAAGAGCACGGAAATTGTGCCGCTTTACGCGCGTTTGTCGGCGGGTGAACAGAACAAGATTTTCCAACCTCATGCAGGTCGTCGCATTGTACTGGCAACCAACGTAGCAGAAACCTCGTTGACGGTTCCGGGCATCAAGTACGTTATCGACCCAGGTACGGCGCGTATCAGCCGTTACAGTTACCGTACCAAGGTTCAGCGTCTTCCAATCGAGCCAGTTTCTCAGGCGAGTGCAAACCAGCGTAAAGGTCGTTGTGGTCGTGTGGAAGAGGGTATCTGTATCCGTCTGTACTCAGAGGAAGATTTTGAGTCACGCCCGGAGTTTACCGATCCTGAGATCCTGCGTACCAACCTAGCGTCGGTTATCTTGCAGATGACTGCACTTGGTTTGGGTGACATTCAAGCCTTCCCATTTGTCGAAGCGCCAGACAAACGTAACATCCAAGACGGTGTTCGTTTGCTGGAAGAGCTTGGTGCGATTAACGCAGAAGCGAAACCGTCCGATTCTCAAGGTAGCAAGAAACGCCTGACCAGTATTGGCCGTCAACTTGCCCGCCTTCCAATCGATCCACGTTTAGCGCGTATGGTATTGGAAGCTCCAAAACAAGGCGCGTTGAAAGAAGTCATGGTTATCGCAGCGGCATTGTCGATTCAAGACCCGCGCGAGCGTCCAAGTGACAAGCAGCAATCATCAGATGACAAGCACAAACGCTTCTTCCATGAAGAATCAGACTTCCTGACGTTGGTGAACTTGTGGGACTACATCCAGAAGCAGCAAAAAGCGCTGACGGGTAACCAATTCCGCAAACAGTGTAAGCAAGATTACTTGAACTACTTGCGCGTTCGTGAGTGGCAAGATGTGTACTTCCAAATTCACCAATCCATGCGTGAAATGGAATTTAAACTTAACGATGAGCCTGCGTCTTATCATGGCGTTCATAGTTCTATTCTTGTGGGTTTGTTGTCGCACATCGGTATGAAAGACCAAGAGAAGAATGAATATCAAGGTGCGCGTAACGCTCGTTTCCATATCTTCCCTGCATCAGGCCTATTCAAGAAACAGCCCAAGTGGATCATGTCTGCTGAGCTGGTGGAAACCTCAAAACTTTGGGGTCGCATCATCGCTAAGATTCAGCCTGAGTGGATTGAACCATTAGCGAAGCACCTGATTAAGCGGAGCTACAGCGAGCCACATTGGTCGAAGAAACGCGCAGCAGTCTTGGCACACGAAAAAGTGATGCTTTACGGGGTACCGATTGTTCCTAACCGTTTGGTGAACTACGGAAGTATCGATCCAACGGTGAGCCGTGAGATCTTTATCCGTAGCGCGTTGGTAGAAGGTGAATGGGATACCAAACACGCGTTCTTTAAGCAAAACCGCAAACTTCTGCAAGAGGTGGAAGAGCTTGAGCATAAATCTCGTCGCCGCGATATTTTGGTGGACGACGATGAGTTGTTTGATTTCTATGACCAACGTGTGGGTACGGAAGTCGTTTCTGGTAAGCACTTCGATACATGGTGGAAGAAGGCATCGAAAGAGAACAAAGAGCTGCTGAACTTCGAAAAAGAGATGCTGTTCAAAGGCGATGCTAGCCACGTAACCGATTTGGATTACCCGAACTTCTGGCACCAAAACAACCTAAAACTTAAGCTGAGCTACCAGTTTGAACCGGGTGAAGACAGCGACGGTGTGACGGTACACTTACCGCTGCCGATCCTTAACCAAGTTGAGCCTGCGGGCTTTGACTGGCAGATCCCTGGTCTGCGCCATGAGCTTGTGGTGAGCTTGATTAAATCGCTGCCGAAGACGATTCGTAAGAACTTTGTTCCTGCACCAAACTATGCTGATGCCTTCTTAGCTCGCTCGACGCCGATGGAAGCACCTTTATTAGATTCGCTTGAAAAAGAGCTTCGTCGAATGACCGGGGTGGAAGTTCTGCGCGAAGATTGGAATATGGATCAAATTCCGGAGCACTTGAAGGTGACTTTCCGCGCGGTTGACCATAGAAATCGCAAGTTGAAGGAAAATAGCGACCTTCATGCGTTGAAAGAAAGCCTGAAAGACAAAGTTCAAGAAACGCTGTCTAAAGTCGCCGATGATGACATTGAGCAGCAAGGCTTACATACTTGGAGCTTTGGTGAACTGCCTAAGGTATATCAACAAAAACGCGGTGGTTACGACGTTAAAGCGTACCCGGCGATTGTGGATTCCAAAGACAGTGTAGAAATCAGACTGTACGAAACTGAATACGAACAGGTGACGGCTATGCAAGCGGGTCAGCGTCGTCTGATCTTGTTAAACGTGCCGTCGCCAATCAAATACCTGCACTCTAACTTGCCAAACAAGTCGAAGCTGGGTCTGTACTTTAACCCTTACGGGAAAGTGCTTGATCTGATTGATGACTGTATCGCATGTGGTGTCGATAAGCTTATTGAAGAGCAGGGTGGTTTGGTTTGGGAACCAGAGAAATTTGATGCATTGAAAGAACACGTTCGTGCAGAACTTGGCGACACCGTTGTGGATATTGCACAACAAGTCGAAACGATTCTAACGACCGCTTTCAATATCAATAAGAAGTTGAAAGGCAAAGTGGATTTCACCATGGCATTTGCGTTGTCTGATATCAAAGCGCAAGTGGAAGGTTTGATTTTCAAAGGCTTCGCAACAGAGTGTGGTTGGAAGCGTCTTCCGGACATTCTGCGTTACATGCGTGCGATTGAACGTCGTATGGAGAAGCTACCGATCGACCCAAACAAAGACCGTTTGCACATGTTGAGAATCGAGTCAGTGGCGAGTGATTACAAAGAGCTACTGAATAAGATTCCGAAAGGCATGGTGATTCCAGAAAACGTGAAAGAAGTACGTTGGATGATCGAAGAGCTTCGAGTAAGCCTTTTTGCTCAACAATTAGGCACTCCGTATCCGGTTTCTGATAAACGAGTCAAAAATGCGATTGATGCTTGCTAA
- a CDS encoding outer membrane beta-barrel protein — MKKTLLAVALLSASSAAMADSWIYGGASVGQSDYKGETDTSYSVHVGTGILPIIGIEAGVTQHGKFKIAGQETKLTSYYAALKPSIDFGPLHVYAKGGIHQWDKKVSGGKDDDDVDLMYGVGAEYFIFGPMSVGASYMNYTAGKDDIGTFSLNATLHFL; from the coding sequence ATGAAGAAAACTCTATTGGCAGTAGCACTTCTAAGTGCTTCTTCTGCAGCAATGGCAGATTCATGGATTTATGGTGGTGCTTCTGTTGGTCAGTCTGACTACAAAGGCGAAACAGACACTTCATACTCTGTACATGTAGGTACAGGTATTCTGCCAATCATCGGTATCGAAGCAGGTGTTACTCAGCACGGTAAGTTCAAGATCGCAGGTCAAGAAACTAAGCTTACTTCTTACTACGCAGCGCTTAAGCCAAGCATCGACTTCGGTCCACTGCACGTTTATGCGAAAGGTGGTATCCACCAGTGGGATAAGAAAGTTTCTGGCGGTAAAGACGACGATGATGTGGATCTAATGTACGGTGTAGGCGCTGAATACTTCATTTTTGGTCCAATGTCTGTTGGCGCAAGCTACATGAACTACACTGCGGGTAAAGACGACATCGGTACGTTCTCCCTAAACGCGACACTGCATTTCCTATAA
- a CDS encoding outer membrane beta-barrel protein, translated as MKTKLSLLALALCSTSALADSWLYAGGQIGQSDIDSENDTTYGIHVGTGILPLIGIEVGYFNHGQVDLNLAGNRGDVDFSSFYLAAKPSIDFGPLHVYAKGGINAFNVEYNGNLSSLDKDDGVSYMYGVGAEYFLLDNISVGASYQAFGVDIDGDSDTVSSITGNVTFHFL; from the coding sequence ATGAAAACAAAACTCTCGTTATTGGCTTTGGCGCTATGCTCAACATCTGCACTTGCTGACTCTTGGCTTTATGCTGGTGGTCAAATTGGTCAATCAGACATCGATAGCGAAAACGACACCACTTATGGCATTCATGTCGGTACGGGGATCTTGCCGCTGATTGGTATTGAAGTGGGCTATTTCAACCATGGCCAAGTGGATTTAAATCTTGCTGGTAACCGAGGTGATGTGGATTTCTCTTCCTTCTACTTAGCTGCAAAGCCAAGTATCGACTTTGGTCCTCTGCACGTTTACGCGAAGGGTGGTATTAACGCGTTTAACGTCGAATACAATGGTAATCTGAGCAGCTTGGACAAAGACGATGGCGTGTCTTACATGTACGGTGTTGGCGCGGAATACTTCTTGTTAGACAACATTTCTGTCGGTGCAAGTTATCAAGCGTTTGGTGTTGATATCGATGGGGACAGCGATACAGTAAGTAGCATCACAGGTAACGTGACGTTCCACTTCTTATAA